The sequence atgaatcacgcttcaatATCTGgtagtccgatggacgaatcagggtttggtggatgccaggagaacgctaactGCCCCAATGCAATatgccaactgtaatgtttggtggaggaggaataatggtctgggactgtttttcatggttcggactaggccccttagttccaatgaagggaaatctgtgtggaagaacttgactgcgcagagccctgacctcaaccccattgaacacatttgggatgaactGGAATGCTGTCTGTGAGCCAGGCttcatcgcccaacatcagtgattgtcttcactaatgctcttgttgctgaatggaagcaagtccccacagctaTGTTCTaatatctagtggaaatccttcccagaagagtggggaccaactctatattaatgcccatgattttgaaattagATATTCGacgagcaggtatccacatacagtacttttggtcatgtagtcaTACAGTATATTCTgtatttacaaatatatatatacaattattAACAATAGCTGCATTTTGAATGGACTTATTTAGACAACTGAGCCTCTCTCTGAGtttcccttctgtctctcccctccactaGAACAGCGTCTGCTACCCTACATGGTTACCATAGGGGACGGGATACATAACTTTGCCGATGGCCTGGCTATCGGAGCAGCCTTTTCTGTTTCCTGGAAGTCAGGTCTTGCCACGTCTCTGGCTGTGTTCTGTCATGAGCTGCCTCACGAACTGGGTGAGTGGAGCACCGACTGATTCCTCTAGTTGGCCATGTTGAAAAAGGCTCTTGAGAATAAGGTccagccatatatatatatatatatatatatatatatatatatatatatttatatatatatatttatatatatatttatatatatatttatatttatatatatatatatatatatatacatacagtatatacagtatatataatatattgtaATACTTTATTGTTTGAAATGAACGATAATCTTCTGAAATCAAACAAATCGAACTCGATATATATATTTAGTTAGATTTGTTTGATTTCAGAAGATTATCTTTAATTTCAAACAATAAATTATTAGAATAGATTAATAGCAATAGATTAAAGGTAGATGATTAGCAGATACACAGTTTAGCCATTTGGCTCTGGTTCTAATTCACACAATCTTTCCAATGACATCAAGCTAAGACTGACATTTGATCACCAGTGTCATCCCTTTATacccctcctttctcctttctctacATCACCCAGGTGACTTCGCTATCCTGCTGCACAGCGGGGTGTCAGTGAAGAAGGCCTTGATGCTGAACGTGGCCAGTGCCCTCACATCCTTCATCGGTCTCTACATCGCCCTCACCATCTCTACTGACCTGGCCACCAAGCAGTGGATCGCTGCCATCACctctggtctcttcctttacgtgGGTCTGGCTGATATGGTTAGTATGCTAGTTTTACCACATTCTCAAACAGGATAGGAGGAATAGCTTCTTGGTGGTTCTTTTCAAATGAGAATCTGTCGCATGAATAGTTAAATTGCTTTGACATGGGCCTTTAGCATCTCCTggccatgtgacctgaccaggaagaACTCCGACCCCGAGTTATGACACAGTTGCTCCTATTCCTTTCAGAAATGCCTAATTTCCTCTATAAATATTATTGTCTTAATCCTCATCCCCCAGCTCCCCACCATGGTCCATGTGGACAACCGTAGGCCCTGGCTCATGTTCCTGCTGCAGAACGTAGGACTGCTGTCTGGCTGGGgcatcctgctcctcctctctctatatgaGGATACAATTGGCTTCTAGAGCCTCCCATTCCTTACactgtacagtacaatacaattaCAAATGACACTATGTAGGCTATGCTGTATTTCATCTGTTTTACTGTATCTGTAACACGCTTGGTATTTCTATATGATACAACGTTTCCTGACATTACTTTTCTCGATGTTATACACAGTATGAGCATACAGGCTAGTTCTGGTGTATCTTATGCATCTAACACATAGAAGTATAATCTGTTGGTCTTCTGTGTGGACACATCCTGCCGTAGGTGCTAATGCTACTATTTGAAGGGATATCATCTGAATGTGATTAGTTCAAACTGTAAAttatacaacctatatttataaTGGGACTCACAGGTCCTCAGGCTACTTCCTCTCTAATTGTCACACCTTTTGTATTAACCTCatgtacagtgtcttcagaaagtattcacaccccttgactttttccacgttttgttgagTTAACgcctgaattgaaaatggattCAAATGAGATCTTGTGTCACAGGCTTATAAAAGaataccccatcatgtcaaaggggaattatgtttttagaaatgtttacaaattaattaaaaattaaaagctgaaatttcttgagtcaataagtattcaacccctttgttatgtcaaacctaaataagttcaggagtaaaactgtgcttaacaagtcacataataagttgcatggactcactgtgtgcagtaatagtgtttaacatcattttttgaatgactacctcatctctgtaccccacacatacaatgaattatctgtaaggtccctcagtagaGCAATtaatttcaacca is a genomic window of Oncorhynchus keta strain PuntledgeMale-10-30-2019 chromosome 19, Oket_V2, whole genome shotgun sequence containing:
- the slc39a4 gene encoding zinc transporter ZIP4 isoform X4, producing the protein MTSVVSVHRRRKIVTNDFTEQRLLPYMVTIGDGIHNFADGLAIGAAFSVSWKSGLATSLAVFCHELPHELGDFAILLHSGVSVKKALMLNVASALTSFIGLYIALTISTDLATKQWIAAITSGLFLYVGLADMLPTMVHVDNRRPWLMFLLQNVGLLSGWGILLLLSLYEDTIGF